A genomic segment from Streptomyces sp. NBC_01233 encodes:
- a CDS encoding DUF6879 family protein — protein sequence MLLDGDDWRAMLRGFQTEAWRLETLPQYLVPQEAEELEALRAGNHVDPHAYSSAYTEDLKRLRGEGKSKGRVHVLTRPLSEYLRFEFSRYYAPHVLAGEDIRILDVTERENPLPDVEDFWMFDRSAVVLMHYEVDGTQISRELYEGDPAPFVEWQRIAVAESVPFLEYAERVAE from the coding sequence GTGCTCTTGGATGGTGACGACTGGCGGGCGATGCTCCGGGGTTTCCAGACGGAAGCATGGCGACTGGAAACCCTGCCCCAGTACCTCGTACCGCAGGAGGCAGAAGAGCTTGAAGCCCTCCGGGCAGGCAACCACGTCGACCCGCACGCCTACTCGTCCGCCTACACGGAAGACCTGAAACGGCTACGCGGCGAGGGTAAGAGCAAGGGGCGGGTACACGTCCTGACTCGACCGCTCTCCGAGTACCTGCGCTTCGAGTTCTCCCGGTACTACGCCCCGCACGTGCTCGCCGGGGAGGACATCCGCATCCTTGACGTGACCGAGCGAGAGAACCCGTTGCCGGATGTCGAGGACTTCTGGATGTTCGACCGCTCGGCAGTCGTCCTGATGCACTACGAGGTCGACGGCACGCAGATCAGCCGAGAGCTGTACGAGGGTGACCCTGCGCCGTTCGTCGAGTGGCAGCGCATCGCCGTTGCCGAGTCGGTTCCCTTCCTGGAGTACGCGGAGCGCGTGGCGGAGTGA
- a CDS encoding helix-turn-helix domain-containing protein — protein sequence MTFETEQLGESGTELASLLRDLRKRAGLSGDRLAARCNMSQSKVSRIENGRTRPSLVDVEQILRALNAPPELVAEVSALARMANTEWRNLRELRRKGLSTRQAELKSLEASSTHMRYFLLSMVTGLFVRASLGSSAGG from the coding sequence GTGACGTTCGAAACTGAGCAGCTTGGCGAGTCCGGCACCGAACTCGCCTCTCTGCTCCGGGACTTGCGCAAGCGAGCCGGCCTCTCAGGGGACCGGCTCGCGGCGCGCTGCAACATGTCCCAGTCGAAGGTGTCTCGCATCGAGAACGGCCGGACACGGCCGTCCCTGGTCGACGTCGAGCAGATCTTGCGAGCGCTGAATGCTCCGCCGGAACTGGTCGCCGAGGTCTCCGCCCTCGCCAGGATGGCGAACACCGAGTGGCGGAACCTCCGAGAACTTCGACGCAAGGGGCTCAGTACCAGACAGGCCGAGCTGAAGTCGCTCGAAGCGTCCTCTACGCACATGCGCTACTTCCTGCTCTCGATGGTTACCGGACTGTTTGTAAGGGCTTCTTTGGGCTCCAGCGCGGGAGGGTGA
- a CDS encoding DNA-3-methyladenine glycosylase — MNVDLLAHPAEEVAPKLLGSVLTCKTPEGTVSIAITETEAYSGAADPASHAYRGQTPRNAVMFGPAGHLYVYRSHGLHWCANVVTGTDGIASAVLIRAGRVIEGEDLARKRRGERVESPRLARGPGNFCQALGITGEHNGADLLTGTSVVLSEGESVPAALIQAGPRVGVSKAHDWQHRFYLAGDPTVSAYRLSPRAKPPAGA; from the coding sequence ATGAACGTCGATCTCCTCGCCCACCCTGCCGAAGAAGTCGCTCCCAAGCTGCTCGGGAGTGTACTCACCTGCAAGACCCCAGAGGGCACCGTGAGCATCGCCATCACGGAGACCGAGGCGTACTCCGGCGCGGCCGACCCGGCTTCCCATGCCTACCGAGGCCAGACACCCCGTAACGCGGTCATGTTCGGACCCGCAGGACACCTGTACGTGTACCGGTCCCACGGCCTCCACTGGTGCGCCAACGTCGTCACCGGGACGGACGGCATTGCCTCGGCCGTCCTCATCCGGGCAGGCAGGGTCATCGAGGGGGAAGACCTGGCACGCAAGCGACGAGGGGAGAGGGTCGAGAGCCCACGCCTTGCCCGAGGCCCGGGGAACTTCTGTCAGGCTCTCGGCATTACGGGAGAGCACAACGGCGCAGACCTCCTGACAGGTACCTCGGTCGTGCTGTCCGAGGGGGAGTCGGTACCTGCCGCGCTCATCCAGGCTGGTCCTCGGGTAGGCGTGAGCAAGGCCCACGACTGGCAACACCGGTTCTACCTAGCCGGTGATCCGACGGTTTCGGCGTACCGACTGAGCCCGCGAGCCAAACCGCCCGCCGGAGCCTGA
- a CDS encoding DUF5753 domain-containing protein: protein MLATPEYVRASLAHSTADTSKAVAGKLGRQAVLYDASKRFTFVLTEQAVRWPVVSPLALAEQMDRLASLSYLPNVQIGVIPVGAPTPRTPLSTFTIYDAALVTIETTAGSLVLRDGRDVQAYVKEFAGYEDRALFGEDLRARLAEWSAACRA, encoded by the coding sequence CTGCTCGCGACGCCGGAGTACGTACGGGCGAGCCTCGCCCACTCGACGGCCGACACGAGCAAGGCCGTAGCGGGGAAGCTGGGACGGCAAGCCGTCCTCTACGACGCCTCGAAGCGGTTCACATTCGTTCTGACCGAGCAGGCGGTTCGCTGGCCGGTCGTCTCCCCACTGGCACTGGCCGAGCAGATGGACCGGCTCGCGTCCCTGTCCTACCTCCCGAACGTTCAGATCGGGGTGATCCCCGTAGGGGCACCGACGCCCCGAACCCCTCTGAGTACGTTCACCATCTACGACGCCGCGTTGGTCACCATCGAGACAACAGCGGGAAGTCTCGTACTCCGCGACGGCCGAGATGTTCAGGCGTACGTGAAGGAGTTCGCCGGGTACGAGGACCGCGCCCTCTTCGGCGAAGACCTTCGGGCACGGCTCGCCGAGTGGTCCGCCGCTTGCCGTGCATGA
- the istB gene encoding IS21-like element helper ATPase IstB, producing MSTPTVSTNGLVPPARRDAAAEGAVETVIDEACRALHLPTIRSRVEEITAAAARERASYKDFLADLLEAECAEREERRKQRLVRDANFPRPKRLEDFDFAENPNVTPELLGTLADPAWVKAGQPLCLIGDSGTGKSHLLIGIGTAIAEAGLRVRYTTTVNLVNELAEAADEKKLARTIARYGRVDLLCLDEFGYLDLDKAGAKLLFQIFTEREERGAIAVASNAPFSEWKQTFTDPRLCTAIVDRVTFNAHIVETGTDSYRFAQTQKKRRR from the coding sequence ATGAGTACTCCCACCGTTTCCACGAACGGGCTCGTTCCCCCGGCCCGCAGAGACGCCGCAGCCGAAGGGGCGGTCGAAACGGTCATCGACGAGGCCTGCCGGGCTCTGCACCTGCCCACCATCCGCAGCCGAGTCGAGGAGATCACCGCCGCCGCGGCCCGCGAGCGGGCCAGTTACAAAGACTTCCTGGCGGACCTGTTGGAAGCTGAATGCGCGGAGCGGGAAGAACGCCGCAAGCAGCGGCTGGTCAGGGACGCGAACTTCCCCCGGCCCAAGCGGCTCGAGGACTTCGACTTCGCGGAGAACCCGAACGTCACCCCCGAGTTGCTGGGCACCCTCGCCGATCCCGCCTGGGTCAAGGCCGGCCAGCCGCTCTGCCTGATCGGCGACAGCGGCACCGGCAAGTCCCACCTGCTGATCGGGATCGGCACCGCCATCGCGGAAGCCGGTCTGCGCGTCCGCTACACGACCACGGTGAACCTGGTCAACGAGCTGGCCGAGGCAGCGGACGAGAAGAAACTCGCCCGCACGATCGCCCGCTACGGACGCGTCGATCTCCTCTGCCTGGACGAGTTCGGCTACCTCGACCTGGACAAGGCCGGAGCGAAGCTGTTGTTCCAGATCTTCACCGAGCGTGAGGAACGGGGCGCGATCGCCGTCGCCTCCAACGCCCCGTTCTCGGAGTGGAAGCAGACCTTCACCGACCCCCGGCTCTGCACCGCGATCGTCGACCGCGTCACCTTCAACGCCCACATCGTCGAGACCGGCACGGACTCCTACCGGTTCGCCCAGACTCAGAAGAAGCGACGTCGCTGA
- a CDS encoding recombinase family protein — translation MRAIIYARLSPTPRGEESKGGNLTQQVELSQALCDRKGWSVVATIVEKDTSASTKRGAKRSAEWERVKALVENGKADAIVSRHYDRMYRTPWDLEDLVDLAEATGVTLAAAQAQGVLDLSTPSGRLAARIGAVVARNETEMRVERQVLGHQRRRESGRPFWSTRPFGYERDGRHREAEAEALRQAYRDVLAGVTLWSIAKDWNTRGLLSPHGKEWRSSNLRSVLLKPRNAGIQTYSQWVEKPDGKRVRRTEETGAGNWEAIVSEGIFRALVRHLSDPERNTGGGGKRKALLSGVVRCSKCQAVVTQGWSKKNAAGERYRIYTCSGGRCITCPADPLDSFVVRKVIDRAEEWNAASATDAADEEREAGLLAEETAASERRTALAEMFAVGDIDASTLRTGIGRCDADLTKIRAELADLASQRVRVDLGDIEYLWEELDYEDPDRIEYVRTVVMQVCERVELMPRGRGVRSFKGEHCRITFRNP, via the coding sequence GTGCGAGCGATCATCTACGCCAGGCTCAGCCCCACCCCGAGGGGCGAGGAATCCAAGGGTGGGAACCTGACACAACAGGTCGAGTTGAGTCAGGCGCTGTGCGACCGGAAGGGCTGGTCAGTCGTAGCCACGATCGTTGAGAAGGACACGTCGGCTTCGACAAAGCGGGGAGCCAAGCGGAGCGCCGAGTGGGAGCGCGTCAAGGCTCTGGTGGAAAACGGCAAGGCGGACGCCATCGTGTCCCGCCACTACGACCGCATGTATCGCACCCCCTGGGACCTGGAGGACCTGGTGGACCTGGCTGAGGCGACCGGCGTCACGCTGGCCGCCGCGCAGGCGCAGGGAGTGCTCGACCTGTCCACGCCGTCCGGCCGTCTCGCTGCTCGCATCGGGGCTGTGGTGGCTCGCAACGAGACCGAGATGCGAGTCGAGCGTCAGGTACTCGGACACCAGCGGCGCAGGGAGTCGGGGAGGCCCTTCTGGAGTACTCGCCCCTTCGGCTACGAGCGGGACGGCAGGCACCGGGAAGCAGAGGCGGAAGCCCTGCGTCAGGCGTACCGGGATGTCCTGGCCGGCGTCACCCTCTGGTCCATCGCGAAGGACTGGAACACACGTGGACTGCTCTCGCCGCACGGCAAGGAGTGGCGCAGCTCGAACCTTCGGAGCGTCCTCTTGAAGCCGAGGAACGCGGGAATCCAGACGTACTCGCAGTGGGTCGAGAAGCCGGACGGGAAGCGCGTGCGGCGGACCGAGGAGACCGGCGCGGGCAACTGGGAGGCGATCGTCTCGGAGGGCATATTCCGGGCCCTGGTCCGCCACCTGAGCGACCCCGAGCGCAACACGGGCGGTGGCGGCAAGCGCAAGGCCCTGTTGTCCGGTGTGGTCCGCTGCTCGAAGTGTCAGGCCGTCGTCACTCAAGGGTGGAGCAAGAAGAACGCGGCAGGCGAGCGGTACCGCATCTACACCTGTTCGGGTGGCCGGTGCATCACCTGCCCGGCGGACCCGCTTGACTCCTTCGTGGTCAGGAAGGTCATCGACAGGGCCGAGGAGTGGAACGCGGCATCGGCCACGGATGCCGCAGACGAGGAGCGAGAGGCCGGGCTGCTGGCCGAGGAAACGGCCGCATCCGAGAGGCGCACCGCCCTGGCGGAGATGTTCGCCGTAGGGGACATCGACGCGTCGACCCTGCGGACGGGCATCGGCAGGTGTGACGCCGACCTGACCAAGATCCGGGCCGAGCTGGCAGACCTGGCATCGCAGCGGGTGCGCGTCGACCTTGGCGACATCGAGTACCTGTGGGAGGAACTGGACTACGAAGATCCCGACCGCATCGAATACGTGCGGACCGTCGTCATGCAGGTCTGCGAGCGAGTCGAGCTGATGCCGCGCGGTCGGGGGGTCCGATCCTTCAAGGGCGAGCACTGCCGGATCACGTTCCGGAACCCCTGA